The sequence TTATTTTTTGAAATAGAATTATTCACATGTTTTAACAAGCCCATTGTTACAGCATGCACTTCTTCAGCATCATTTTGAAGAGCCGTTACTTTGTTGTTCTCTAAATAATTGTTATCAAGCACTACATACAACAAGCTTTTCACTTCCATGGAAGAACTTTGAGATATATCTAAAAAGCGAATGAATTCTTTTTTGTGAAAACGAGAAAACCCTTCTGCAATATTTGTCATAGATGATACAACGGCTCGTCGCAGTTGATCTTTTAAACCAAAGTCTTTTGATAGGTTACTAGATTTTGAAATTGAATAAACATTGTTTACCAAAACACGAGCCTTCTGCCAACAGATTAAATCTTCAAATTTGGTTATTTTCGCCACGATCCTATCTCATGAACACCTAAACACTTTTACACATTTTCAAATTCTTTTCTTTTATTCTCAAACCACTCGCCCATGGCTTTTG is a genomic window of Candidatus Neomarinimicrobiota bacterium containing:
- a CDS encoding four helix bundle protein encodes the protein MAKITKFEDLICWQKARVLVNNVYSISKSSNLSKDFGLKDQLRRAVVSSMTNIAEGFSRFHKKEFIRFLDISQSSSMEVKSLLYVVLDNNYLENNKVTALQNDAEEVHAVTMGLLKHVNNSISKNKVSEPISEYGANRQAWDFLDEFISHKHPNTRTHQHSNT